In a single window of the Terriglobus roseus genome:
- a CDS encoding 3-keto-disaccharide hydrolase: MKNKIVFASLLAAAFVSTVTAQDTKAFLGRWDLTSTPATGKPYPQWLELTENGGKVEGRVQPRGGAWHPIAGAHVESGKLIVDLGEGTGPATVWELTTPVAGKLTGIEKRGDAADGLTIAGAKAPSLDRPMPKAWTKPRPIFDGKDLNGWEPIGNVENNKWIARNGELVNDNPETPGKRGPGAANIKTTEKFQDFKLHIEVNCPEGGNSGIYLRGRYELQVGTEGGKLPTHEMGAIYSHYPPPAGSELGLGKWTTFDVTFVGRHVTVLRDGKVYHDNVEIPGPTGGALDSNEAEPGPFFLQGDHHGVIQYRNITISVPKK, translated from the coding sequence GTGAAAAATAAGATCGTGTTCGCATCGCTCCTGGCCGCCGCGTTTGTCTCGACCGTCACCGCGCAAGACACCAAAGCATTCCTCGGTCGTTGGGATCTGACCTCCACCCCCGCCACCGGCAAACCCTATCCACAGTGGCTTGAGCTGACAGAGAACGGCGGCAAGGTGGAAGGCCGCGTCCAGCCGCGCGGCGGCGCATGGCACCCCATCGCAGGCGCCCACGTGGAGTCGGGCAAGCTGATCGTGGACCTGGGAGAAGGCACGGGGCCGGCAACCGTCTGGGAGCTCACCACCCCGGTCGCCGGAAAGCTCACGGGCATCGAAAAGCGTGGCGACGCGGCTGACGGCCTGACCATTGCCGGTGCGAAGGCACCTTCGCTGGATCGGCCGATGCCGAAGGCGTGGACCAAGCCAAGGCCGATCTTCGACGGCAAGGATCTCAACGGCTGGGAGCCGATTGGCAATGTCGAGAACAACAAGTGGATCGCCCGCAATGGCGAGCTGGTCAATGACAATCCCGAAACACCCGGCAAGCGGGGACCCGGCGCCGCGAACATCAAGACCACGGAAAAGTTCCAGGACTTCAAACTGCACATCGAAGTGAACTGCCCGGAAGGCGGCAACAGCGGCATCTATCTGCGCGGCCGCTACGAGCTACAGGTCGGCACGGAAGGTGGCAAGCTGCCAACCCATGAGATGGGCGCGATCTACAGCCACTACCCGCCGCCCGCAGGTTCCGAACTGGGTCTTGGTAAGTGGACGACCTTTGACGTCACCTTCGTCGGACGCCACGTCACTGTGCTGCGCGACGGCAAGGTGTATCACGACAACGTCGAGATCCCCGGCCCGACGGGTGGTGCTCTGGATAGCAACGAGGCCGAGCCCGGACCATTCTTCCTGCAGGGCGATCATCACGGCGTCATCCAGTACCGCAACATCACCATCTCGGTTCCAAAGAAGTAA
- a CDS encoding DUF3738 domain-containing protein, protein MQEQTGLRLVPGKSLIEVIVIDHVERPSEN, encoded by the coding sequence TTGCAAGAGCAGACCGGACTCCGACTCGTACCCGGCAAGAGCTTGATCGAAGTGATTGTCATCGACCACGTCGAGCGGCCCTCAGAGAACTAG
- a CDS encoding EAL domain-containing protein: MLIELPDVRLALEKDQLVPFFQPVVELRTGRLRGFEVLARWHHPEHGLTLPSNFIALAEANGLIGELTHQIFRKAFLAAHLLPDDLTLAVNVSPIQMQDENLPAQILRDTEETRFPLSRLVVEITESALHRDLKQAQTVAADLKTMGCRLALDDFGTGYSSLRHLQSMHFDEIKIDQSFVREMTTDRNCRKIVAAIVGLGQSLGLETVAEGVETEEQADMLIWLGCELAQGWRYGKAEAAEAIPRTITAPPITPLPGLTTPGNDWASSSLEALPTLRLAQLQAVYDGAPVGLCFLDRNFRYVNLNRRLAEMNGIDLKSHLGRTVREMFPEWFLLSEPYLRRALQGEAISGVEVHIPNLMPGEINRELIASYQPAWDEADEVIGISVSLLDVTEHRRVDEARHRGATSQAPSFEVNPEVPWVMDSEGNDLQVSSRWVQTTPLGKDRTRNLHWLEALNTLDLEPTIRAMKHALQTGKPIDVEYRIEGVEGGWRWMRSRGTARFADNGEITRWYGSVEDINDRKLQEQAANEASSQSATEDHETLAKGILLGQTLQSLSEVVGEDESAAQEIA, translated from the coding sequence ATGCTGATTGAGTTGCCAGACGTTCGCCTTGCGCTGGAAAAAGACCAGCTTGTCCCGTTCTTCCAACCGGTTGTAGAGCTGCGCACCGGACGACTCAGGGGCTTCGAGGTGCTTGCCCGCTGGCATCATCCGGAACACGGTCTGACCTTGCCCAGCAACTTTATTGCGCTTGCTGAGGCAAATGGCCTCATTGGCGAACTGACCCATCAGATCTTCCGCAAGGCTTTCCTGGCGGCGCATCTGCTGCCGGACGATCTGACGCTCGCCGTGAACGTCTCGCCCATTCAGATGCAGGATGAAAATCTGCCAGCGCAGATCCTGCGCGATACGGAAGAGACCCGTTTCCCGTTATCGCGATTGGTCGTGGAGATCACGGAGAGCGCCCTCCACCGCGATTTGAAGCAGGCGCAAACCGTGGCCGCAGACCTGAAAACCATGGGTTGCAGACTCGCCCTGGATGACTTCGGCACGGGCTATTCGAGCCTGCGACATCTGCAGTCGATGCACTTCGACGAGATCAAGATCGATCAGAGCTTCGTGCGGGAGATGACCACCGACCGCAACTGCCGGAAGATTGTGGCAGCCATTGTTGGCCTGGGCCAGAGCCTGGGACTGGAGACCGTCGCAGAAGGTGTCGAGACGGAAGAGCAGGCGGACATGCTCATCTGGCTCGGCTGCGAACTGGCCCAGGGCTGGCGCTATGGGAAGGCGGAAGCAGCGGAGGCGATCCCCAGAACGATCACTGCCCCGCCCATCACGCCACTGCCAGGCCTCACGACTCCCGGCAACGACTGGGCGAGTTCCAGCCTGGAGGCGCTGCCCACGCTGCGCCTGGCGCAGTTGCAGGCCGTCTATGACGGCGCTCCGGTTGGTCTGTGTTTTCTCGACAGGAACTTCCGATACGTGAACCTGAACCGCCGTCTCGCGGAGATGAACGGCATCGACCTCAAGTCTCACCTGGGACGCACCGTGCGCGAGATGTTTCCGGAATGGTTCCTGCTCTCGGAACCTTATCTAAGGCGCGCACTGCAGGGCGAAGCAATCTCAGGGGTTGAAGTGCATATCCCAAACCTGATGCCCGGCGAGATCAACCGGGAGCTCATCGCCTCCTACCAGCCTGCATGGGACGAGGCCGATGAAGTCATTGGCATCTCCGTCTCCTTGCTGGATGTAACGGAACACAGGCGTGTCGACGAGGCGCGGCATCGCGGAGCGACCTCGCAGGCGCCATCCTTTGAGGTCAATCCCGAAGTTCCATGGGTGATGGACAGTGAAGGCAATGACCTGCAGGTCAGCTCGCGCTGGGTGCAGACCACACCGCTCGGCAAGGACCGCACACGCAATCTTCATTGGCTCGAAGCTCTCAACACTCTGGATCTGGAGCCGACCATCCGAGCGATGAAACACGCGCTCCAGACCGGCAAACCCATCGATGTGGAGTATCGAATTGAGGGCGTGGAGGGTGGCTGGCGCTGGATGCGTTCCAGAGGAACCGCGCGCTTCGCAGACAACGGTGAGATCACCCGTTGGTACGGCAGCGTGGAAGACATCAATGATCGCAAATTGCAGGAGCAGGCTGCCAACGAAGCCAGTAGTCAGAGTGCGACGGAAGACCATGAAACGCTTGCGAAGGGCATCCTCCTTGGACAGACCCTCCAGAGCCTCAGCGAAGTAGTGGGTGAGGATGAGTCCGCAGCACAGGAGATCGCCTGA
- a CDS encoding response regulator produces the protein MQFSGIRTYVVDDDVIVASSLAAILRLHGFWVKSFTDPTEALASALSEPPELLVSDIVMPALSGIELALQIKALCPTCKILLFSGEAANVDFHEDAERIDANLHIIPKPMHPSKLLEVIWQKLKQN, from the coding sequence GTGCAGTTCTCGGGAATTCGAACCTACGTCGTGGATGACGACGTGATCGTTGCGTCGTCCTTAGCGGCAATCCTGCGCCTGCACGGATTTTGGGTGAAGTCTTTTACGGATCCAACCGAGGCGTTAGCGAGCGCCTTATCCGAACCACCCGAACTCCTGGTATCCGATATTGTTATGCCGGCACTTTCGGGAATCGAACTCGCGTTGCAGATCAAAGCGTTATGCCCAACCTGCAAGATCCTTTTGTTTTCGGGAGAGGCTGCGAACGTCGACTTCCACGAAGATGCTGAGCGGATCGATGCGAATCTCCACATCATTCCGAAGCCGATGCACCCATCCAAACTCCTGGAAGTCATCTGGCAAAAGCTCAAGCAAAATTAA
- a CDS encoding NAD(P)H-dependent oxidoreductase codes for MARIAVIVGHARTCTYCEALGDSYVRGAHAGGHQADLFVTSKMDFDPVLRKGFQQVQALEPDLQRAHNAMLAADRLVMIFPLWMGMMPAIFHGFLERVLQPDLLPGARTAKFPKLLKGKSVLVIVTMGMPAFVYRWWFGSYALRALKKNVLGLVGASPIRFLLLGNVEGVGPTGRTKWLSQVEERGRRAA; via the coding sequence ATGGCTCGAATCGCTGTCATCGTGGGACATGCGCGCACTTGCACGTACTGCGAAGCACTAGGCGACAGCTATGTGCGTGGAGCCCATGCAGGCGGCCACCAGGCGGATTTATTCGTAACCAGCAAGATGGACTTCGACCCCGTCCTGCGCAAGGGATTCCAGCAGGTGCAGGCGCTCGAGCCAGATCTGCAGAGAGCACACAATGCCATGCTGGCGGCAGACCGGCTGGTCATGATCTTTCCGCTTTGGATGGGCATGATGCCCGCCATCTTCCATGGCTTCCTGGAACGTGTGTTGCAGCCTGATCTGTTACCCGGAGCCAGAACAGCAAAATTCCCGAAGCTACTCAAAGGCAAATCAGTACTCGTCATCGTCACCATGGGCATGCCGGCATTTGTCTATCGATGGTGGTTTGGGTCGTACGCCCTGCGGGCTCTGAAGAAAAACGTGCTTGGCCTGGTGGGCGCCTCTCCCATTCGCTTCCTGTTACTCGGCAACGTTGAAGGTGTCGGTCCGACAGGACGGACGAAATGGCTTAGTCAAGTGGAGGAACGTGGAAGGCGAGCAGCTTGA
- a CDS encoding TIGR03435 family protein, producing the protein MKRLLSKLSILCVLGSAAWAQQPAAPSSAKAAVAFNLTDVHASPRVSFPYSNGGQLRGDRYSLRQSTLVDIIAMAYGVKPEMVQGGPSWLELPRFDIIAKADPKTSDADLKKMLQALLADRFKLVMHKGEATMPAYMLTVAGAKSKMKQSEDGVAKTCKGEPPVPGAIPMMAVSCTNMPVDELATFLNQAASGDLTEPVLNQTGLEGGWDFTLRWTDARQRAKAGAEAVSIFSAVEKDLGLKLELKTAPRPVWIVDSVMEKPTPNSPAVAKELPPPPPAEFEVSTIKPSKPDAQMSGRVANGQMNLTAATLKMLIPFIWDFNSNDPQMLVNAPAWLDKDKFDFFAKTAMPEPVPGRPPLQIDDFEFHQMLQALVIDRFQMKVHMEERPIFAYRMVADHPKLTKADPTKRTRCKQGVGADGKDPRVANPMITQLLTCQNITMKQLGDFLTQYATGYIYTSVLDDTGLQGSYDLTLAWSSASLTVLRPPPPPGQPEEAIPADAVTLYDAMDKQIGIKMVKEKRPVSVLVIDHIEETPTPN; encoded by the coding sequence ATGAAGCGCTTGCTTTCGAAGCTGAGCATTCTCTGTGTCCTGGGTTCCGCAGCATGGGCACAGCAGCCCGCAGCCCCGTCGTCCGCGAAAGCAGCGGTCGCATTCAACCTGACGGACGTGCATGCCAGTCCGCGTGTGTCCTTCCCCTACTCCAACGGTGGGCAGCTTCGCGGTGACCGCTACAGTCTTCGGCAATCCACCCTGGTGGACATCATTGCGATGGCCTATGGAGTGAAGCCGGAGATGGTGCAGGGCGGCCCCAGCTGGCTGGAGTTGCCGCGCTTCGACATCATCGCAAAGGCCGATCCGAAGACGTCGGATGCAGATCTCAAGAAGATGCTGCAGGCTTTGCTGGCAGACCGGTTCAAGCTGGTAATGCATAAGGGTGAGGCCACGATGCCGGCCTACATGCTGACGGTCGCTGGCGCCAAGTCGAAGATGAAGCAAAGCGAAGACGGCGTGGCGAAGACCTGCAAGGGCGAACCGCCGGTCCCCGGCGCGATACCGATGATGGCGGTCAGCTGCACGAACATGCCTGTAGACGAGCTTGCGACCTTCTTGAACCAGGCGGCGAGCGGTGATCTGACGGAACCTGTTCTGAACCAGACGGGACTGGAAGGGGGATGGGACTTCACCCTGCGGTGGACGGACGCCCGGCAGCGCGCGAAAGCCGGAGCAGAAGCGGTATCGATTTTCAGTGCGGTGGAGAAGGATCTTGGCCTGAAGCTGGAACTGAAGACCGCGCCACGACCGGTGTGGATTGTGGACAGCGTGATGGAAAAGCCAACACCGAATTCGCCCGCAGTCGCGAAGGAGCTACCGCCGCCGCCACCAGCAGAGTTTGAAGTGTCCACCATCAAGCCGAGCAAGCCCGACGCACAAATGAGCGGACGCGTGGCCAATGGCCAGATGAACCTGACCGCTGCAACGCTGAAGATGCTGATCCCGTTTATCTGGGACTTCAATAGCAACGACCCTCAGATGCTGGTAAACGCCCCTGCCTGGCTGGATAAGGACAAGTTCGATTTCTTTGCGAAGACTGCGATGCCGGAGCCAGTCCCTGGTCGTCCGCCGCTACAGATCGACGACTTTGAGTTTCACCAGATGCTGCAGGCGCTCGTGATCGACCGGTTCCAGATGAAGGTCCACATGGAAGAGCGTCCCATCTTCGCGTACCGCATGGTGGCCGATCATCCGAAGCTGACAAAGGCAGATCCGACGAAGCGGACACGCTGCAAGCAGGGTGTCGGTGCAGACGGAAAAGATCCGCGGGTGGCCAATCCAATGATCACCCAACTCCTTACCTGTCAGAACATCACAATGAAGCAGCTGGGTGACTTCCTCACACAGTACGCAACCGGTTACATCTACACATCTGTGCTGGACGACACCGGCCTGCAGGGAAGCTACGATCTGACGCTAGCGTGGAGTTCGGCCAGTCTAACCGTTCTGCGTCCGCCGCCGCCGCCGGGCCAGCCGGAGGAGGCCATTCCGGCTGATGCCGTGACGCTCTACGACGCGATGGATAAGCAGATCGGCATCAAGATGGTGAAAGAAAAACGTCCCGTCTCCGTGCTTGTCATCGACCACATCGAAGAGACGCCGACACCGAACTAA
- a CDS encoding acyl-CoA desaturase, whose product MPASELSTGDRTFSQPIAWPTTIVLVAFHIGAVAALFFFTWKAFFVAMVLWWLAGGLGIGVGYHRLLTHRGYKTPKWVEYLLTIFATLTLEGGPIFWVATHRKHHQNTDKEGDPHSPNEGGFWSHVGWLVTGKTMHNDAAELLPYVPDLRKDKFHVWISRWHWVPLTTLGLILLAVGGWPFILWGIFFRTVLGLHSTWLVNSATHMWGSRRFATGDTSRNSFWVAMLTFGEGWHNNHHAHPQSSRHGLAWYEIDFNWYGICALRALGLAWDVKARSLSEGNAH is encoded by the coding sequence ATGCCAGCATCCGAGCTTTCGACCGGCGATCGTACCTTCTCGCAACCCATCGCATGGCCCACCACGATCGTGCTGGTTGCCTTTCACATCGGTGCTGTTGCGGCTCTGTTCTTCTTTACCTGGAAGGCATTCTTCGTTGCGATGGTGCTGTGGTGGCTGGCGGGCGGCCTTGGCATCGGCGTGGGTTACCACCGTCTGCTGACGCACCGCGGTTACAAGACGCCCAAGTGGGTGGAGTATCTGCTGACCATCTTCGCCACGCTCACGCTTGAGGGCGGGCCTATCTTCTGGGTGGCTACTCATCGCAAGCATCACCAGAACACCGACAAGGAAGGCGATCCGCATTCGCCGAACGAGGGTGGGTTCTGGTCGCACGTGGGTTGGCTCGTTACCGGCAAGACCATGCACAACGATGCTGCGGAGCTGTTGCCGTACGTCCCGGACCTTCGTAAGGACAAGTTTCATGTCTGGATCAGCCGCTGGCACTGGGTGCCGCTGACCACGCTCGGATTGATCCTGCTCGCCGTGGGCGGATGGCCCTTCATCCTGTGGGGTATTTTCTTCCGCACGGTGCTTGGTCTGCACTCCACGTGGCTGGTCAATTCGGCGACGCACATGTGGGGTTCGCGCCGATTTGCTACCGGCGACACCTCCCGGAATAGCTTCTGGGTTGCCATGCTGACCTTCGGTGAGGGCTGGCACAACAACCACCACGCGCATCCCCAGTCGTCGCGGCACGGCCTAGCCTGGTATGAGATCGACTTCAACTGGTACGGCATCTGCGCGCTGCGAGCTTTGGGACTGGCGTGGGATGTGAAGGCGCGTTCGCTGTCCGAGGGCAACGCTCACTGA
- a CDS encoding heavy metal translocating P-type ATPase gives MKRDVPKSMWFDTPVAHIATAGFMVTGMIAAAMVNLLSHDPRMLNAVLTIAIAVAGIPLLLALLQQISRGNFSVDILALLSIVTSLLLHQYWVAAIVVLMLSGGQALEGFATRRASSVLNALAKRMPQTAHRAGLAVKDVPIESIAVGDDLLIYPHEICPVDGMVVTGQGSMDESYLTGEPFLIAKVPGATALSGSINGDVALTIRATRVASDSRYAKIVEVLHASEEDRPQIRRMGDRLGSWYTPLAISIALASWHFSGQPARFLAVLVIATPCPLLISIPVAIIGAISVGARLGIIIKDPSILEKVDTCRTLIVDKTGTLTYGKPMVTSVDCFGETTREAALQYVASLERYSKHPLASAVLAAAAKDHLELLRVEHVSEAPGAGLVGRVDGRKVAITSRGRLSRSDQSTLPPVSPGLECVFLVDDKLAGAIHFQDEPRSESKSFLSHLGRKHLIDKIILLSGDRVPEVAVFAKRMGISQAYGGKSPEEKVALVRQETLQRRTLYIGDGINDAPAMMTATAGIALGVNSDITSEAAGAIVLQSSLVGVDELLHIGRRMRRTALISAVGGMGLSVIGMAAASLGLLTPIQGAIAQEGIDLLSILNSLRMILPTGVLMDFEVPADVAGKPTL, from the coding sequence GTGAAGAGAGATGTTCCGAAGTCGATGTGGTTCGATACCCCCGTCGCGCATATTGCGACAGCCGGTTTCATGGTGACAGGCATGATCGCGGCGGCGATGGTCAATCTCCTGTCGCACGATCCGCGCATGCTCAACGCTGTGTTGACGATCGCCATCGCAGTCGCCGGTATCCCGCTGCTTCTTGCGCTCCTGCAACAGATTTCCCGGGGAAATTTCAGCGTCGATATTCTCGCGTTGCTCTCGATCGTGACGTCGCTGCTCCTTCATCAGTACTGGGTCGCGGCCATCGTGGTGTTGATGCTCTCCGGCGGGCAGGCGCTTGAAGGCTTTGCCACGCGTCGCGCCTCGTCGGTACTGAACGCCCTGGCAAAACGTATGCCGCAGACGGCGCATCGAGCCGGTCTCGCCGTGAAGGATGTTCCCATCGAGTCCATCGCTGTCGGCGATGATCTCCTCATCTATCCGCATGAGATCTGCCCGGTCGATGGGATGGTCGTGACAGGCCAGGGAAGCATGGACGAGTCCTATCTGACCGGAGAGCCCTTTCTGATCGCGAAGGTACCCGGGGCGACCGCTCTTTCGGGTTCCATCAACGGGGATGTGGCTCTCACGATTCGTGCGACCAGGGTCGCGAGCGACTCTCGCTACGCAAAGATTGTGGAGGTACTCCATGCGTCGGAGGAGGATCGCCCACAGATACGGCGGATGGGCGACAGGCTTGGCTCCTGGTATACACCGCTCGCCATCTCCATCGCGTTGGCAAGCTGGCACTTCAGCGGTCAGCCCGCGCGATTTCTGGCCGTGCTGGTCATCGCGACACCGTGTCCGTTACTGATCTCGATCCCGGTCGCAATCATTGGAGCGATCTCCGTGGGAGCGAGGCTTGGCATCATCATCAAGGATCCATCCATCCTCGAGAAGGTGGATACCTGCCGCACACTGATCGTGGACAAGACCGGCACGCTGACCTACGGCAAGCCGATGGTCACCTCCGTGGATTGTTTCGGCGAAACGACGCGCGAGGCGGCTTTGCAGTATGTGGCCAGTCTCGAGCGTTACTCGAAGCATCCTCTTGCAAGTGCTGTACTAGCCGCTGCGGCGAAAGACCATCTGGAGCTGCTTCGCGTGGAGCATGTGTCGGAGGCACCTGGAGCCGGGCTTGTGGGGAGGGTTGATGGTCGAAAGGTCGCGATCACGAGCCGCGGCAGACTCTCCCGTTCCGATCAAAGTACCTTGCCTCCCGTTTCCCCCGGTCTGGAGTGCGTCTTTCTCGTCGACGACAAACTGGCGGGTGCAATCCACTTTCAGGACGAACCGCGCAGCGAAAGCAAGTCTTTTCTGAGTCATCTCGGGCGGAAGCACTTGATCGACAAGATCATTCTGCTCTCCGGCGACCGTGTCCCTGAGGTCGCAGTCTTCGCGAAGCGTATGGGCATCTCCCAGGCCTACGGCGGTAAGAGTCCCGAAGAAAAGGTGGCACTCGTACGCCAGGAGACACTTCAGCGAAGAACGCTCTATATCGGCGATGGAATCAACGACGCGCCCGCGATGATGACAGCGACGGCTGGAATCGCGTTGGGCGTGAACAGCGACATTACCTCGGAAGCGGCCGGCGCCATCGTGCTCCAGTCGTCCCTGGTCGGCGTGGATGAGCTGTTGCACATCGGGCGAAGGATGCGGCGGACCGCCCTGATCTCTGCTGTTGGCGGCATGGGACTGAGCGTGATCGGGATGGCTGCCGCGTCCCTCGGTCTGCTTACGCCGATTCAGGGCGCGATCGCTCAAGAGGGTATTGATCTCCTGTCTATCCTTAACTCGCTGCGCATGATCCTGCCGACGGGGGTATTGATGGACTTTGAAGTACCTGCGGATGTCGCTGGAAAACCGACCCTTTGA
- a CDS encoding SDR family NAD(P)-dependent oxidoreductase → MSQPMQFGTYPSLRDRVVVISGGASGIGEGIVEAFAEQGARVAFLDILDDAANALVERLAGKSVKFYHCDLLDIGAVKQACAQIVDELGTVDVLVNNAGNDTRHDLEAVTEEMWDRTLNLNVRHQFFLAQALLPGMRAQKRGSIINLSSIAWMIPSTDLPAYVTSKSSIIGLTRALAHRVGMDGVRVNSVSPGCIWTERQRKLWFTPEYAAQMMERQALKIELQPADVARMILFLAADDSAGISNQSFVVDGGWV, encoded by the coding sequence ATGAGTCAGCCCATGCAGTTCGGTACGTATCCAAGCCTGCGCGATCGCGTGGTGGTCATCAGCGGGGGAGCCAGCGGCATCGGCGAAGGTATCGTGGAAGCCTTCGCAGAGCAGGGCGCGCGAGTGGCCTTTCTCGACATCCTGGACGACGCGGCGAACGCGCTGGTGGAGCGCCTCGCCGGCAAGTCCGTAAAGTTCTACCACTGCGATCTGCTGGATATTGGCGCGGTGAAGCAGGCCTGCGCGCAGATCGTCGATGAGCTTGGCACGGTCGATGTGCTGGTGAACAACGCAGGCAATGACACGCGGCACGACCTGGAAGCCGTCACCGAAGAGATGTGGGACCGCACGCTGAACCTGAACGTGCGGCACCAGTTCTTTCTGGCACAGGCGCTCCTGCCGGGTATGCGAGCACAGAAGCGTGGCTCCATCATCAACCTGAGTTCGATTGCGTGGATGATCCCATCGACGGACCTGCCGGCTTACGTCACGTCCAAGTCCTCGATCATCGGCCTCACGCGCGCCCTGGCGCATCGCGTTGGTATGGATGGCGTGCGCGTGAACTCGGTCTCACCCGGCTGCATCTGGACCGAGCGCCAGCGCAAGCTGTGGTTCACGCCGGAATACGCAGCGCAGATGATGGAGCGCCAGGCGCTGAAGATCGAGCTGCAACCCGCTGACGTCGCGCGCATGATCCTCTTCCTTGCAGCAGATGACAGCGCGGGCATCAGCAATCAAAGCTTCGTGGTCGACGGTGGCTGGGTCTAA
- a CDS encoding (Fe-S)-binding protein: MRIHLFIACYNDTLFPRTGMAVVNLLERLGHEVVFPMAQTCCGQMHYNTGYHQEAMPLVKRLMDEFRDAETIVVPSASCVAMMRDHYELMAHNANDLRMMEDVKDFLPRVFEFSELITDKLGLTDVGAYFPHKVTYHPSCHSLRLLHVGDRPIRLLQGVEGLDYTPMEGADQCCGFGGTFAVKNAEVSSAMLADKIGCVRKTSAEFVAALDNSCLMQIDGGLHRESNGKGAEGRIRPVHLAEILNSTKANPLTAESLAWEEATA; the protein is encoded by the coding sequence TTGCGCATACATCTGTTCATTGCCTGTTATAACGACACGCTGTTCCCGCGCACGGGCATGGCTGTGGTGAACCTGCTGGAACGTCTCGGCCACGAGGTCGTCTTCCCCATGGCGCAAACCTGCTGCGGCCAGATGCACTACAACACCGGCTACCACCAGGAGGCGATGCCGCTGGTCAAGCGGCTGATGGATGAGTTCCGCGATGCCGAGACCATCGTCGTCCCCAGCGCAAGCTGCGTCGCCATGATGCGCGATCACTATGAACTGATGGCGCACAATGCCAACGACCTGCGCATGATGGAAGACGTCAAAGACTTCCTGCCGCGCGTCTTCGAGTTCAGTGAACTGATCACCGACAAGCTCGGTCTGACCGACGTCGGCGCGTACTTCCCGCACAAGGTCACGTATCACCCAAGCTGCCACTCGCTACGGCTGCTGCATGTGGGCGACCGTCCCATCCGCCTGCTGCAGGGCGTGGAAGGCCTGGACTACACACCTATGGAAGGCGCGGATCAATGCTGCGGCTTTGGTGGGACCTTTGCCGTGAAGAATGCAGAGGTGTCGTCGGCCATGCTTGCCGACAAGATCGGTTGTGTACGCAAGACCAGCGCAGAGTTTGTTGCTGCTCTTGATAACTCCTGTCTCATGCAGATTGATGGCGGTCTTCATCGTGAATCGAATGGCAAGGGCGCTGAGGGCCGCATCCGGCCGGTACATCTCGCGGAGATCCTGAACAGCACGAAGGCCAATCCGCTTACCGCCGAGTCCCTGGCGTGGGAAGAGGCGACAGCATGA